GTTATGTCTATGACCTCTAAATTTATGTAAGTCAGCCTTATTCTTCCTTGTTAATGTGTGGATTTTGCTGCCATTTAATCAGGTAACTTCAGTCTAGAGAGCTATAGTGTATTACAGTAGCATAGAGGTTTTCCATATATTTGGCGTAAAGCTTCTAGAGCATCGGTTTTGAAGAGGATGCTAAGTTTCTCGAAGAAAGGTGGCCCTGGAAAAGAAGGTCAATCTTTTGCACCTTTGTTCGTGAGTTGCTCATCTATGTGGAATTCCAGTGACCAACCAGAACATGCTCCCTCTAAGAAACTGACTGGAGTGGAATCTGCATTGAAACATCACTCTGATAATAAGAAATCAGAATGTCAGTTCCAAGATCAGGATTCAACTTCTACTCTGTCAACTGGTCAATCTAATCATGTGGAGGCCGCAATGGGAAAAAGCAAAACTGTTCTTCAAAATGTTGCAGCTCATCCAGGTATAAAATGAATGAACTGAAATATAATCTCTTCTTAAGCTTCAATACTCTTGGATAGGGTGCTCAAAAGGTTAACAATTTGAGACCTCACCTCCTATGTAAGAAAGGTTAGATGAATTTATTCACCTTTGCGGTGAAAATCTCAGAATATAAGTAACTCAAATAATGTTCTTATCAATATAACCCCAAATAAGCTTTAGCAGGATATTTAGTTTTTCATATTTGtgatacatattttttatatgtaCGCTGACATCAGTTCCATGATGTTCTTCCACATAGGTTGGGGTGGAATTTATGAGGTGCAAGCCGAGAGTGGAACAAATGCATCCCTATCAGGCAAAAGTGCCACCAACACTCTTCCTCAGCCGCAAGTGCATCATAATCATCCAAACGTCAGTAatcatttttacttattttcatctTCTATGTAGACTGGTTGCTGGAATACCTTGATCTCAATTTGTTACATGCATTTCCATATAGTTACTGTCATCCACCTATATTTatctctctttttttcctttttttactaTTTGTCTTCCACTGTCTCTATCGTGACTTTGGTTTTGGTGTGTGTGTGTGGAATTAATTACTCTTAAGTCCAAaacatctctctctctctctaacttctttcttttgtttcctTTTCCTGTTCTTGCTTCTGGTGTCCTCACCAGAGGAAGGggattgataaaaaaaatctggTTTCAATGAAAGTGCTCCATTCTCTAAATTTAGCATTTTTTCACTATTCCAAGTCACTAAAACTCAGTAAATTACTGAGTGGCTCTGGTTGTTGGTGAATATAGGTTGTACCACATTGAAACTAAGTTTGTTTCCCAAAAggaacaaaagaagaaagaaaaagaggggAAAAAATAGATGCATTATGTGGAGTGCAGTTTAGCATTCAGCAATTCACATGAAAAGATTATAAAGGcaaaatgacttctaaaattAATCAATCACTTTTTCTTCCAGGCTTGCCTATCCTACCCTTTGGCTGACACTTACTTTGGAAGGCTCGTGGTTGCTTATGGATCAAATGCCTTCGTACGTAATCTTGACTACATGTTATTTACCTTCAAATATTTATAAGATTGCTGTCCGTATCTtttgtgttttctttttttgattcaAAATCCAAAATATAAGGTTGCTGGAGTGAGAGTCAATTTGGGCTAGATTATCTCTGCAGCTCTGCTTGATGTTGCCAATGTCATTGTCTCACCTTTTCATATTCCATGTcaaaatgtttatttttctgtattcatctttttcttttttttttccttagatCTGTGTGGCATTTGGTGCTTGTCACAAATTCTTTTGTTTGTTAGCAAGTAATTATCAAACTTGGTGCAAATTTTATATATGGTACATCATCCTAAGAGGGATAGTGAAGCTAAAACTGATCACCTTTGATGTACTGTTCTTGCTTTCATTATAACCTGAGAATGACTCGAGGTAGAGGAGGAGATAGCCATTTGGTGATTGAGTTCCAGTTTTTGAAGTTTATCGACTTATCAAGTATCTTTGGACACTCATCATTTACTAATTTGTCTTTGTTTTCTCACTAAACCTAGAGTTCCTGATACTATGAGATTTATCAGCCACTAACAAGCTGAAAGTAATTTAGACTGCATGGAATTATTGAAGTTACATTATTGCATTACTGTATAGTGTATAATCTCCATATAGGCCTGCCATCTAAAATACTAATTAGGTTGCAATACTTGGTAAGTTGGAAAAGTGATATTTTCTCTACTATGTCTATCTTACTCCTTCCATTTCCTTTTATGTGTCTTAGTTTGATTAGTACAAAGTTTAAGAATGTAAAACACTTGAATCTTGTTTAAAAGTACGACATTACTACTATATACTAGGGAGAATAGCACCTTTTTTTTGGGTCCTCACATGAAATTCTTGTCACTTTTTACTCTTAATTGATGTTCTCTTCACTTTCTAAGTCCTCGTACATTTTGGTAATTTTAATGACTTCTACATGCCACTAAAAGTGATTCTATTAAGCAAAAGGTGAAAGGATCCCACAAGCACACTCATACGTATTTGAGTCTTTCTTTTATGTTGATATGTTATTTAACttatttcaaatgatattttTCCTTGAGAATTTATTATAGACATGTGAAAAATTATCCTTAAATACATTTCTTTCTTAATATAGGCTTAGTTATTGAATTAATAttgttcttttaattttatttattgatgttATGTTCCATTTATCATTTgctatttaaaatttttattcatCGATTAAACGTaaagtttatattttttaatttactctTGTAATTATATGTTGTACATTTTAGAAACACAAGTAATAAACAAGATTCTACCTAAGGTgggattaatttttaaattaaaagaataaatacaaataacttgTATCATTGTCAAAGACTTTAAAAATGTGTCAAAATGTAAATAATAATGtctcaattgaaaaataaatttcagtGTACAATAGTTAATCAATCTAAATTTATGTGATTCCACTTTTAACGTAAAATTTACCTAATTAATAACTATATTAAAAGTGGTGTTCAATacattattttcatatatatatatatatatatatatatatataatgaaaattcttttaaaatgggTGTAGGGGAAGGGTAAAATAGGGAAGAAGTTTACAAGGTGGAGAATCAAATCCTCACcaataaggtaaaagttcaGATAGCCAACCAACTGAATTAGTGAGATTTctcttctaaaaaatatttgaaagaagTCAAGAACTGTAGTTGGTGAAAATACAATTTGATCTACATATTGTAACAATACTAAACAATTGTAGAAAGCATATTTTTTActgttaatattaaaatattttgcgaAATATGGAATAATCAATAATTGATATAATTTAGGATAAAATAGTTAAGTTCAAGAAATATGTTAGCTCATATGAGTTCAATTCAGAGAAGCAAATGAAACTAATTTTACATATGCTAAAGCTCAATTTGGATTTTAGGAGACTATAATCTCAAAACATTCAGTAAAATAGAAATTAGAAGAGTTTTCATGCAtgcatttgtttatttttttaaaaataaaaagtctaATAtacaaattaagaaaaatgtTCTCATTTAACTTCCCAATACCTTTTTCTACATTAATATTTTAGAAGTCTTTAGAAAGTGTCAAATTGatgatacaaaaacaaaggaGTAAGGGCggtaaattttttgaaatatttgtaaatttaattttgaagttGGTTGCGGCTCGGGCTTAGAATGGGCCAAATGACAATAGAATGGAAAGTATTCTTTGAATCATGTGATCTTAAATGTCATGTCATTCCCATAAAGGAGTGTCATTAGGGGTGAAATGTGTCGTGCTTTCTCAGTCGAGCTCATTACATGGGGCTTGCCTAGTGTAGTTACCTCTCCTGCTTGGTTTGCGGACCTATTACAGTAGAGCGGGTTTACCCTGTGCTCAACCGAAGGGTAGTGGTCATGGGTTCCCTTATCATAAAAAaatggaaatattggaaaaaaacttaaaaggaaaagtaagacattcttttttaaatagaCTTAAGGAAAAGTAAAGACACATAAATTTGCGACAAATGATGCACCAAAACAGATAGAGTATCTTTATTAAGCACAAGAAACCAAAACAAATCTGATCTGTGGAGAAACAAATGATGCACCAAAACAGGTCTCTTTGATGATGTCCAGCATCCTCTTACCATGTGAACTTTGTGATTTGCAAAACCTATCGAATGCAACACATGACTAACTTATGCCATCTCTTCCGAGCAACTAGCAGTTGTTTGTGCCAGTTATTCAATAGCAGAGAGTAGCAATTCATCCAGTCATCTTTATTACAAAGGAAGAGCTCTTCTTCTCATTTATTGCTGTGTGGAGCTCCTTGGTCTTCAACTTAAATGAAAAATTAGAATCTGTTTCACTTGGCAATGCATTTGTTGCTGTTAATACATTACTCTTTTCGATGTTGGCTTTATCTAGATTTATCCTCAAATGGTTGGTGTCACCTCTACAAGAGTTGCACTTCCTCTTGAATGCACAGAGAGCTTGCCCATCTATGTGAATGCGAAACAATACAGTGCTATCCTCAAAAGGCGACAAGTCCGTGCCAAGCTAGACGCTCAAAATATGCTTGTCAAAGACAGAAAGGTACGTCCATCCAATATAATACTCTTGCACTTGCTAATAATGAAATTGTGGTCTTATCCCATCTTTTGTATGACAGCCATATCTTCACGAGTCTCGACATCGACACGCGATGAAGAGAGCTAGGGGTTCTGGAGGGCGCTTTTTGAACACAAAGAATATGCAGCAATCCAACCCTTCATCTCCAAAGTACGATAGAAATATCTTTAAGCGACAGGCAGGTGGCAACTTATCTAGTTCCATGGTTCAGCACTCAGAAAGTGGTAGTTGGGGGACTTCCACCCAATCTGGTTCTGATGTGACAAGTATCTTCAGTGATGATAACATGTTCCAGCAACCAGAGTTCAGAGTCTCTGGCTTCCCTTTTCACATGCAGGAAGCTGAAGACTTCATGCATGTTGGAACCTGACAGCACACTTGTGTTATCCATGGTGGCGGTGCCAATACAGGCTGCATTACAAATGCATTCTTATTGGTGCACACAAATGGATAATCGGCAGTTCATCCTTGGCTATGTTACTCTTCCTTTTCCTGAATTGAAATCATTAACACTTTTTCCTAAGCTTTGGTCGTGGTATGGTATATGGTTCATGGTTAATGACAAAAAGAGCGCAGGTTGGTGCTGCACGTCATCAAGATGGGCAAGGAAAAGAGAAAGTATGTTGTTCTTAATCAGAAATAAAGGAGATTACGGctgttttctcatttttcttgatCCAGCATGTATGGATCATCTTGCACTTCTAAGTCTACTTGTTACTGTTATTTGCATATGTGGTTTTTTCAATGTACTGTGCTTTGTATTGTCTCATTGTTAATAAGTTTAACTCGGGCTTTGTACAACAAGTTGAACTGATTGATTCATTTTCCTGCTTAGTACATAGACTTCTGAGGTTGTGCAACATACATTATCTTGATGAGGGGTGCTAATTGCACAGAATTTGGCAGGGTTTTAATttagtaaactttacctaaatctcataatggaaaagtctaattaaTATGCATCTCTCATCGTACCAAAATTATTTGATTTCCtctttttttcagttttgctgatacattagttatgtatatgatacatcaactttagctgtaaaataattaatgcagatcatctatttatggatagtatcttaatataaggtatgattggctctttaaatcaattattgatttaattaatgagattaattggttaaaaaaagcaacggttgtgtacatgaagattcaagtcaaaaaatagagcattaattcaaatcaaagtcgattttttttcttttttcagttttgctgatacattagttatgtatctgatacatcatctttaattgtagaatagttaatgcatatcagctatttatggatagtatcttaatataaggtatggttggttctttaaatcaattactgatctaattaatgtgattaatttgttaaaaaaagcaACGGTTATGTTAATAAacattcaagccaaaaaacagagcatcgtctcgaatggaaaaaatagaacatcaattcaaataaaaagtcgattttgacctttttttcagttttgctgatacataagttatgtatctgatacattaactTTAGCTGTacaatagttaatgcacatcagctatttatggatagtatcttaatataaggtatgattggttctttaaatgaattactgatctaattaatgagattaattggttaaaaaaagcaacggttgtgtacatgaagattcaagtcaaaaaatagagcatcaattcaaatcaaagtcgatttttttttcttttttcaattttgctgatacattagttatgtatctgatacatcaaggGGAAAAAATCGGGTCGCATCATcatctttctctctctacaatatCTCTCTAGCAAAAAGCTCCCAATAAGGGCACTTAAGTCACAAATACaaaaatggggggggggggggaaccACCTCCTAATGCTGAACATTTCGTTCGAAAGATAGGATCGTAGATCCTGTCGATACGAACGTAACGCAAGTTACGACGACCCGAGGGTCCAAACACAGCTCCTCCAATTCACCAAACACTGATGTGATCACTATACACATATCTGAGGAGGAGCTGCGAGCAGCACACAAAATCATTGCTTTGCACAAAGATGGATTGATTCGAGTCTCAAGAGTGGGTGCAAATGATTCATCATCACTTGGACTACATACAATCAAAAAATTAGAACAAATTACATCACCGGTTGTGAGCactgaattttcaaaatttgagctGAAGAACACAGTCTCGCCGGACAAGCGAATTGAAATTCGAACAAgttccggcgacattcgagaCGTCGGACCCACTGGGGTTTGTTCTC
The genomic region above belongs to Solanum dulcamara chromosome 5, daSolDulc1.2, whole genome shotgun sequence and contains:
- the LOC129889200 gene encoding nuclear transcription factor Y subunit A-8-like; the protein is MLSFSKKGGPGKEGQSFAPLFVSCSSMWNSSDQPEHAPSKKLTGVESALKHHSDNKKSECQFQDQDSTSTLSTGQSNHVEAAMGKSKTVLQNVAAHPGWGGIYEVQAESGTNASLSGKSATNTLPQPQVHHNHPNACLSYPLADTYFGRLVVAYGSNAFIYPQMVGVTSTRVALPLECTESLPIYVNAKQYSAILKRRQVRAKLDAQNMLVKDRKPYLHESRHRHAMKRARGSGGRFLNTKNMQQSNPSSPKYDRNIFKRQAGGNLSSSMVQHSESGSWGTSTQSGSDVTSIFSDDNMFQQPEFRVSGFPFHMQEAEDFMHVGT